From Juglans regia cultivar Chandler chromosome 6, Walnut 2.0, whole genome shotgun sequence, the proteins below share one genomic window:
- the LOC108982176 gene encoding uncharacterized protein LOC108982176, protein MAASSELLLSTAGQPIYNEGGSSELTPLHADQTTLDAGSSLLFVVENILNQAANMADTALLGTQDYLEKLEEKVSKANFSPRLLCTIKQFFSMDKEIVLSELLVMAQKINVTLNLQEMQKVILCNKQIETPKEIVKAFTGLIFAKDNDWKPHTNGSTNKMLSIVTANDPLGDQVEHPNVFAFSSTSDQNPASRPQPRAAAPLAKVPAKSMYTFYYASMNGAWLDEFYKKATVVANDPFIKDSKNLGIGFCRIADHWREEEVQLLSKQKGWDKVCPKFLHNDQYSSHTGHFALLKNNSDVVLQGRGTKILKALGDFQEQWRKNLPSRNFEKSLVDHYNKLP, encoded by the exons ATGGCCGCCAGCAGTGAGCTGCTGCTTTCTACAGCAGGGCAACCCATTTATAATGAGGGTGGGAGCAGCGAGTTAACCCCTTTGCATGCTGACCAAACTACTCTTGATGCCGGCTCTAGTCTTTTGTTTGTCGTCGAAAACATTCTTAACCAAGCAGCCAATATGGCTGACACCGCTTTGCTG GGTACTCAGGATTATTTGGAGAAGCTGGAAGAAAAGGTGTCCAAAGCTAACTTCAGTCCCCGCCTATTGTGTACAATCAAGCAATTTTTCTCCATG GATAAGGAGATCGTTTTATCGGAACTATTGGTCATGGCTCAAAAAATCAACGTCACCCTCAACTTGCAAGAGATGCAGAAAGTAATACTCTGCAATAAACAAATAG AAACACCCAAGGAAATTGTGAAAGCTTTCACCGGACTGATTTTTGCTAAGGATAATGATTGGAAGCCTCATACCAACGGTTCTACGAACAAAATG CTTAGCATCGTAACGGCAAATGATCCACTTGGGGATCAGGTGGAACACCCAAATGTGTTCGCTTTCAGTAGTACCTCGGATCAAAACCCTGCATCTCGTCCGCAGCCAAGAGCGGCAGCCCCACTTGCAAAAGTACCGGCG AAAAGCATGTACACTTTCTACTACGCAAGCATGAACGGAGCATGGCTCGACGAATTTTACAAGAAAGCAACTGTTGTGGCTAATGATCCGTTCATAAAGGACAGCAAAAACCTTGGCATAGGATTTTGCAGGATTGCAGACCACTGGAGAGAGGAGGAGGTACAACTTTTGTCGAAACAAAAGGGCTGGGACAAGGTATGCCCAAAGTTTTTGCATAACGATCAGTACTCTAGCCATACTGGACACTTTGCGCTGCTCAAAAACAACTCTGATGTGGTTCTTCAAGGTCGTGGCACAAAGATTCTGAAGGCCTTGGGGGACTTTCAAGAACAATGGAGGAAGAACTTGCCATCTCGTAACTTCGAAAAAAGTCTCGTGGACCACTATAATAAGCTCCCTTAA